From Candidatus Methylomirabilota bacterium, one genomic window encodes:
- a CDS encoding fumarylacetoacetate hydrolase family protein, whose product MKIVRFSQNGHAPRLGCYLGQDRIADLEASATAFLASKGVVRAATIASALFPADSTRGFLEGGSASQDMLSSMMDTARGGKFQPVAFPAASVRLHAPIADPGKFICIGLNYKDHAAETNNPAPKEPPVFPKWANAIQDPGEPILRPRGEKTLDWEVELGVVIGRTARFVKREQALDYVYGYTIINDASARDFQFHTSQWGAGKAGDTLAPVGPYIADRAEIPDPHVLDLKTWVNGTLMQNGSTRNFIFDVGYIIQYLTNFMTLSPGDLIATGTPAGVGFSRKPQITLQPGDTVKLEITGLGVLENTVKDA is encoded by the coding sequence ATGAAGATCGTCCGCTTCTCTCAGAATGGTCATGCCCCCCGCCTCGGCTGCTACCTCGGACAGGACCGTATCGCGGATCTCGAGGCGAGCGCCACTGCGTTCCTGGCCTCGAAGGGCGTCGTGCGGGCGGCCACCATCGCGTCGGCGCTCTTCCCCGCCGACAGCACCCGCGGCTTCCTCGAAGGCGGCAGCGCGAGTCAGGACATGCTGTCCTCGATGATGGACACGGCCCGCGGCGGCAAGTTCCAGCCCGTGGCCTTCCCCGCCGCGTCGGTTCGGCTGCACGCGCCCATCGCGGATCCCGGCAAGTTCATCTGCATCGGGCTGAACTACAAGGACCACGCGGCCGAGACCAACAATCCCGCGCCCAAGGAGCCGCCGGTCTTCCCCAAGTGGGCGAACGCGATCCAGGACCCGGGCGAGCCCATCCTGCGCCCCCGGGGCGAGAAGACCCTCGACTGGGAGGTGGAGCTCGGGGTGGTGATCGGCCGGACCGCACGCTTCGTCAAGCGCGAGCAGGCGCTCGACTACGTGTACGGCTACACGATCATCAACGACGCGAGCGCGCGTGACTTCCAGTTCCACACGAGCCAGTGGGGCGCGGGCAAGGCGGGGGATACGCTCGCCCCGGTCGGTCCCTACATCGCGGACCGGGCCGAGATTCCGGATCCGCACGTGCTCGACCTGAAGACCTGGGTCAACGGCACGTTGATGCAGAACGGCTCCACCCGGAACTTCATCTTCGACGTGGGCTACATCATCCAGTACCTGACCAACTTCATGACGCTGTCGCCGGGTGACCTCATCGCCACCGGGACCCCCGCCGGCGTGGGATTCTCGCGCAAGCCGCAGATCACGCTGCAGCCGGGCGACACGGTCAAGCTGGAGATCACGGGGCTGGGCGTGCTCGAGAACACCGTGAAGGATGCCTAG